In Oryza brachyantha chromosome 1, ObraRS2, whole genome shotgun sequence, the following are encoded in one genomic region:
- the LOC102720924 gene encoding callose synthase 11-like yields the protein MSLLRNRRAAAAAAAAAGSGEVPVVRAAYNIIPIQDVAMHGDHPSLQVPEVRAALEALAHASDFPAPPLARVWDPFRADLFDWLGATFGFQADNVRNQREHLVLLLANAQLRAPAATFPKDHPADVLHHSVARGIRRKLLKNYTSWCAYLGQKRHFGRRTGAAPGAGRDIRMDLLYTALYLLIWGEAANLRFMPECLCYIFHYMALDLHHVLEQSIDIETGQPAMPAVRGEDAFLIHVVRPIYNVLKNEVDASRNGTKPHSAWRNYDDVNEYFWSRRVFKRLRWPLDTSRNFFAEPGKTGRIGKTGFVEQRSFWNVYRSFDRIWVMLILFFQAAMIVAWDGSTSTRPWDSLSHRDIQVRVLSVFITWGGLRFVQAMLDAGTQYSLVSRETTTLAVRMVLKVLVAAGWTITFSVLYKRMWDQRWRDRRWSFAANTRVLNYLEAAAVFVIPQVLAILLFIIPWIRNFLEKTNWRILYVLTWWFQTRTFVGRGLREGLIDNIKYSIFWVCLLVSKFGFSYFLQIKPMVGPTKVIFKLHDIKRNWFEFMPHTERIAVIILWVPVIIIYLMDLQIWYAVFSSLTGALIGLFSHLGEIRSIEQLRLRFQFFASAMQFNLMPEEHLDTVHGSIRSKFYDAIHRLKLRYGFGRPYRKIEANEVEAKRFALIWNEIIQTFREEDIISDEEVEVLELPPVVWRIRVVRWPCLLLKNELLLALSQAEELVADDRTHWFKICNNEYRRCAVIEAYDSIRHLLLEIIKERTDEHIIVNQLFFAFDSAIEHGKFTEDYKLTLLPRIHKSIISLLDLLLKENKDQIKIVRTLQDLYDLAVHDLPKKKKDFAQLRLEGLAPSGTTESQLLFQDAIKCPDNHDVSFYKQVRRLHTILTSRDSMNSVPKNPEAQRRITFFSNSLFMNMPRAPTVQKMMAFSVLTPYYNEDVLYNKDQLRRENEDGISILFYLQKIYEDDWRNFLQRMQREGMVNDDDIWAGKFQDLRLWASYRGQTLARTVRGMMYYYRALKMLAFLDTASEVEITEGTKRLASYGSVRHENDVYPMNGGLQQRPRRRLDRGTSTVSQLFKGQEDGDALMKYTYVVACQIYGQQKKAKDQRAEDILTLMKKNEALRVAYVDEVSSGMGGMQYYSVLIKFDTVLQREVEIYRVRLPGPLKLGEGKPENQNHAIIFTRGDAVQTIDMNQDNYFEEALKMRNLLEQYDYYHGSQKPTLLGVREHVFTGSVSSLAWFMSAQETSFVTLGQRVLANPLKVRMHYGHPDVFDRLWFLTRGGISKASRVINISEDIFAGFNCTLRGGNVSHHEYIQVGKGRDVGLNQISMFEAKVSSGNGEQTLSRDIYRLGHRLDFFRSLSVFYTTVGFYFNTMLVVLTVYTFVWGRLYLALSGLEAGIQGSANATNNKALGAVLNQQFVIQLGLFTALPMIIENSLEQGFLPAVWDFFTMQMMFSSMFYTFSMGTKSHYYGRTILHGGAKYRATGRGFVVQHKSFAENYRLYARSHFIKAIELGIVLTVYAAHSVIARDTLVYIIMMISSWFLVVSWIMAPFAFNPSGFDWLKTVYDFDDFMNWIWYPGSIFSKAEHSWEVWWYEEQDHLRTTGLWGKILEILLDLRYFFFQYGVVYQLKIANGSRSIAVYLLSWICVAVIFGIFVLMSYARDKYAAKQHLYYRIIQTGVIILAVVVLILFLEFTTFQIIDIFTSLLAFIPTGWGLICIAQVIRPFIESTVVWASVVSVARLYEILLGAFVMAPVAFFSWLPGFQEMQTRVLFNEAFSRGLQISRILAGKKTIAV from the coding sequence CATCCGCATGGACCTCCTGTACACGGCGCTGTACCTGCTCATCTGGGGGGAGGCTGCCAATTTGAGGTTCATGCCGGAATGCCTCTGTTACATCTTCCACTACATGGCCCTCGACCTCCACCATGTCCTCGAACAGTCCATTGATATCGAGACAGGGCAGCCTGCAATGCCTGCAGTACGCGGCGAGGATGCCTTCCTGATCCACGTAGTGAGGCCGATTTACAACGTCCTCAAGAACGAGGTGGATGCCAGCCGGAACGGGACCAAGCCGCACTCGGCATGGAGAAATTACGATGATGTCAATGAGTACTTCTGGAGTCGACGAGTTTTCAAACGTCTCCGGTGGCCACTGGATACATCGAGGAACTTCTTTGCAGAGCCGGGTAAGACCGGGCGTATTGGCAAGACTGGTTTTGTTGAGCAGCGTTCATTCTGGAATGTCTACCGCAGTTTTGATAGGATATGGGTGAtgcttattcttttctttcaaGCTGCAATGATTGTTGCATGGGATGGTAGTACTAGTACCCGTCCATGGGATAGCCTCAGCCACCGGGACATCCAAGTCCGAGTGCTGTCTGTGTTCATCACCTGGGGTGGACTGCGCTTTGTTCAGGCAATGCTTGATGCGGGTACTCAGTACAGTCTTGTGTCGAGGGAAACAACAACACTGGCTGTTCGGATGGTGCTCAAGGTGCTTGTTGCTGCAGGGTGGACAATTACATTTAGTGTACTCTATAAAAGAATGTGGGATCAACGGTGGCGAGATCGCAGGTGGTCCTTCGCTGCCAATACCAGAGTGTTGAATTACCTTGAGGCAGCTGCTGTGTTCGTCATCCCGCAAGTGCTTGCGATTTTGCTCTTCATCATCCCCTGGATTCGCAATTTCCTGGAGAAAACTAATTGGAGAATTCTATATGTTCTCACCTGGTGGTTCCAGACACGTACATTTGTTGGTCGTGGTCTGAGGGAAGGTCTCATTGATAACATCAAGTACTCAATATTCTGGGTGTGTCTCCTTGTTTCTAAGTTTGGCTTCAGCTACTTTCTCCAGATTAAGCCAATGGTGGGGCCAACAAAGGTAATCTTCAAACTGCATGACATCAAGCGTAACTGGTTTGAGTTCATGCCTCATACAGAGCGCATTGCAGTAATCATCCTGTGGGTTCCAGTTATCATCATTTACCTCATGGATCTCCAGATATGGTATGCAGTCTTCTCATCACTAACAGGGGCACTTATTGGCCTTTTCTCACATCTGGGGGAGATTCGCAGCATTGAGCAGCTGCGCTTGAGGTTTCAGTTCTTTGCAAGTGCAATGCAGTTCAATTTAATGCCAGAGGAGCACCTGGACACTGTTCATGGTAGCATCCGCAGCAAGTTCTATGATGCAATCCATCGGCTGAAGCTCAGGTATGGGTTTGGCCGTCCGTATAGGAAGATTGAAGCAAACGAGGTGGAAGCTAAGAGATTTGCACTGATTTGGAATGAGATCATTCAGACATTTAGGGAAGAGGACATTATTAGCGATGAGGAGGTTGAAGTTCTTGAGTTGCCACCAGTTGTGTGGAGAATTCGTGTGGTACGGTGGCCATGTTTGCTACTTAAAAATGAACTTCTTCTTGCTCTTAGTCAAGCAGAAGAGCTGGTAGCTGATGACAGAACACATTGGTTCAAGATATGTAACAATGAGTACAGGAGATGTGCAGTAATTGAAGCTTATGACAGCATACGTCACTTGCTGCTGGAAATAATCAAGGAGAGAACTGATGAACACATTATTGTCAATCAGCTGTTCTTTGCATTTGATAGTGCGATAGAACATGGAAAGTTCACTGAAGACTATAAGTTAACTTTATTGCCTCGAATTCATAAATCTATAATCTCCTTATTGGATCTTCTATTGAAGGAAAACAAGGATCAGATCAAGATTGTTCGTACCTTGCAGGATCTCTATGATCTTGCAGTCCATGATTTaccaaagaagaagaaggactTTGCACAGCTGAGGCTAGAAGGGCTAGCACCATCAGGAACAACTGAATCTCAGCTGCTTTTTCAGGATGCCATAAAATGTCCAGATAATCATGATGTTAGCTTCTACAAGCAGGTGAGAAGGCTCCATACGATTCTCACATCCAGGGATTCTATGAACAGTGTTCCCAAGAATCCTGAGGCTCAACGGCGCATAACCTTCTTCAGCAACTCCCTGTTCATGAACATGCCTCGTGCTCCCACTGTTCAGAAGATGATGGCATTCAGTGTTTTGACCCCGTACTATAATGAAGATGTGCTGTACAACAAGGACCAGCTTCGTCGTGAGAATGAAGATGGCATCTCAATCTTGTTTTATCTCCAAAAGATTTATGAAGATGATTGGAGAAACTTTTTACAACGCATGCAGAGGGAAGGAATGGTCAATGATGATGATATTTGGGCTGGAAAATTCCAGGATCTCCGACTTTGGGCTTCGTACAGGGGGCAGACTTTAGCACGAACTGTAAGGGGAATGATGTACTACTACAGGGCTCTCAAGATGCTTGCTTTTCTCGATACTGCCTCTGAGGTAGAAATTACAGAAGGAACAAAACGGCTGGCTTCCTATGGTTCAGTTAGGCATGAGAATGATGTATATCCCATGAATGGTGGTTTACAACAACGACCTCGAAGGAGGTTAGACAGAGGAACCAGTACTGTAAGTCAACTGTTTAAAGGCCAGGAAGATGGTGATGCTCTCATGAAGTACACCTATGTGGTTGCTTGCCAGATATATGGACAACAGAAAAAGGCGAAAGATCAACGTGCTGAAGACATCCTAACTCTTATGAAGAAAAATGAGGCCCTCCGTGTTGCTTATGTTGATGAGGTCAGTTCTGGGATGGGTGGTATGCAATACTATTCTGTCCTCATTAAATTTGATACTGTCTTGCAGAGAGAGGTTGAAATATACCGGGTTAGGTTGCCTGGTCCACTGAAACTTGGGGAGGGGAAACCGGAAAACCAAAACCATGCCATCATATTCACGCGAGGTGATGCTGTGCAAACGATTGACATGAACCAGGATAATTATTTTGAGGAGGCCCTCAAGATGCGTAATCTGCTAGAACAGTACGATTATTATCATGGGAGCCAGAAACCAACGCTGTTGGGAGTCCGGGAACATGTCTTCACTGGATCTGTGTCTTCACTTGCTTGGTTCATGTCTGCACAAGAAACAAGCTTTGTTACCCTTGGGCAACGGGTTCTTGCTAATCCATTGAAGGTTCGGATGCACTATGGACATCCTGATGTATTTGATCGCCTTTGGTTTTTAACTCGAGGTGGTATAAGCAAAGCATCCAGGGTAATCAATATCAGCGAGGACATATTTGCAGGTTTCAACTGTACCCTACGTGGTGGCAATGTTAGCCACCATGAGTATATACAGGTTGGTAAGGGACGTGATGTTGGGCTCAATCAGATATCAATGTTTGAAGCAAAGGTTTCTAGTGGCAACGGTGAGCAGACCCTAAGTAGGGATATCTACAGACTTGGTCATAGACTGGATTTTTTTAGGAGTCTTTCTGTCTTCTATACTACAGTAGGATTCTACTTCAACACAATGCTGGTGGTCTTGACAGTTTACACTTTTGTTTGGGGACGCCTGTATCTAGCTCTTAGTGGTCTTGAGGCTGGAATTCAGGGCAGTGCTAATGCAACCAACAATAAAGCCTTGGGTGCAGTTCTGAACCAGCAATTTGTCATACAGCTTGGCCTCTTCACTGCTTTGCCAATGATTATAGAGAACTCTCTTGAACAGGGTTTTCTGCCTGCTGTCTGGGATTTTTTCACCATGCAAATGATGTTTTCGTCCATGTTCTACACATTTTCCATGGGAACGAAAAGCCATTACTACGGCCGGACAATTCTTCATGGCGGTGCTAAGTATCGTGCTACTGGCCGTGGTTTTGTTGTGCAGCATAAGAGTTTTGCTGAAAATTACAGGCTGTACGCAAGGAGCCACTTCATAAAGGCAATAGAACTTGGTATAGTATTGACTGTGTATGCAGCTCACAGTGTGATTGCAAGGGATACACTTGTTTACATAATCATGATGATATCTAGCTGGTTTCTAGTGGTATCATGGATCATGGCTCCATTTGCTTTTAATCCATCTGGCTTTGATTGGTTGAAAACAGTGTATGACTTTGATGATTTCATGAACTGGATCTGGTACCCTGGTAGTATCTTTTCTAAGGCTGAACACAGCTGGGAAGTTTGGTGGTATGAGGAGCAGGATCATCTACGAACAACTGGTCTTTGGGGAAAAATTTTGGAGATATTGTTAGATCtcagatatttcttttttcagtaTGGGGTTGTATACCAGCTGAAGATTGCAAATGGGAGCAGAAGTATTGCTGTTTATCTTCTTTCCTGGATATGTGTGGCTGTGATTTTTGGCATTTTTGTCCTAATGTCGTATGCTCGAGACAAGTATGCTGCAAAACAGCACCTTTACTACCGGATCATCCAAACTGGTGTCATCATTCTTGCAGTGGTAGTGCTGATATTATTTCTGGAATTTACTACGTTCCAAATCATTGACATCTTCACTAGCCTTTTGGCATTTATTCCAACTGGTTGGGGCTTGATTTGCATTGCTCAAGTGATTAGGCCATTCATCGAATCTACTGTTGTCTGGGCCAGTGTTGTTTCTGTCGCACGTTTGTATGAGATACTGCTAGGGGCATTTGTTATGGCGCCAGTTGCATTCTTTTCCTGGTTGCCTGGATTTCAGGAAATGCAGACAAGGGTACTTTTCAATGAAGCTTTCAGCAGAGGTCTCCAGATATCCCGCATTCTTGCTGGCAAGAAAACAATTGCAGTTTGA